TACAATAGTTGTAATTACAAATGTAACGATCATTAGATTATAAGGTTTTGATTTTATAAATTTTTTTCAAATTCTTAATAATTGTAATTGATATTTTGAAAAATGCAATAATCGAGCGCAGAGAGAACTAATTAAATAAGACCCACGTATAGTTGAACCAAATTGGCTTATCTTTGCAAGCTGAAAACAATACACACTAGATCAAAACAAAAATGACGAATACAGTATTAGCATTTGGGATGCCTGGCGGATGGGAGCTTGTAATTATAGTTTTGGTTATTATTCTTCTTTTTGGTGCGAAAAAAATTCCTGAATTGGCTAAAGGTTTAGGAAAAGGAATTAGAGAATTCAAGGATGCGTCTAAAGAAATCAAGGACGAGATTCAAGAAGGAATCAAAGACGACAAAGAATAATTTTGAACACATACGATTCATTGTCTCGAATCCAATCAGACATTGATTCGGGCAAAATAGATTGCGTAGGGTTGGTCAACCACTACCTTTCCAACATTAAGACATACGAACACCTTAATGCACTTACGGCAGTTTATGCCGATGAAGCATTGGCTGCTGCGAAAAAAGTACAGCAAAAAATCAATGGTGGAACCGCTGGCCGATTGGCTGGTATGGTCTTTACCATCAAAGATGTTTATTGTCATGAAGGGCATGAACTCCAATGCGGAAGCAAAATCTTAGAAGGATTCGAATCACAGTTTACTGCGACATGTGTCCAGCGACTGCTAGACGAAGACGCTA
The sequence above is drawn from the Reichenbachiella sp. genome and encodes:
- the tatA gene encoding twin-arginine translocase TatA/TatE family subunit, with the translated sequence MTNTVLAFGMPGGWELVIIVLVIILLFGAKKIPELAKGLGKGIREFKDASKEIKDEIQEGIKDDKE